A genomic stretch from Pirellulales bacterium includes:
- a CDS encoding NIPSNAP family protein, with protein sequence MLATTLSAAETDPRVFEMRTYWAAPGKLDALHARFRDHTTKIFEKHGMTNVGYWVPLENPDNKLIYFLAYTSREAGEQAWKAFVADPEWQRAQRESEVNGKLVEKVESRFLRATDYSPAIKPSTDGNRIFELRIYTTTPGNLGALADRFRNHTMKLFAKHGMTNIAYWTVLPDQQGSGRTLVYILAHASKAAAEKSFAGFRTDPDWIAAREASEDKAGGPLTEKDGVKSLFMQATDYSPLR encoded by the coding sequence ATGCTCGCCACCACGCTTTCCGCCGCCGAGACCGATCCACGCGTGTTCGAAATGCGCACCTATTGGGCGGCGCCGGGCAAGCTCGACGCTCTGCACGCCCGGTTTCGCGATCACACGACGAAAATCTTCGAGAAGCACGGCATGACCAACGTGGGCTACTGGGTGCCGCTGGAGAACCCCGACAACAAGTTGATCTATTTTCTGGCGTACACAAGCCGCGAGGCCGGCGAGCAGGCCTGGAAGGCGTTCGTCGCCGACCCCGAATGGCAGCGAGCGCAGCGTGAAAGCGAGGTCAACGGCAAGCTGGTTGAAAAGGTCGAGTCGCGTTTCTTGCGGGCCACCGACTACTCGCCCGCCATCAAGCCCTCGACCGACGGCAATCGCATTTTCGAGCTGCGCATCTACACGACGACGCCCGGCAACTTGGGCGCGCTCGCCGACCGCTTCCGAAATCACACGATGAAGCTGTTTGCCAAGCACGGCATGACGAACATCGCTTATTGGACGGTGCTTCCCGACCAGCAAGGCTCGGGCCGCACGCTGGTCTACATTCTGGCGCACGCCAGCAAGGCCGCGGCCGAAAAATCGTTCGCCGGCTTTCGCACCGACCCTGACTGGATCGCGGCCCGCGAAGCGTCGGAAGACAAAGCGGGCGGGCCGCTCACGGAAAAAGACGGCGTGAAATCGCTGTTCATGCAGGCCACCGATTATTCGCCGCTCCGGTAG
- a CDS encoding sigma-70 family RNA polymerase sigma factor produces the protein MHRDYINSTIRELCDQQVRYAPREKKVEQANRAERLLAELDPKRTYTYEYLCFRITDFRPDSPVAAKMSGDDAKHDLRLFVEDVSDAANLPADAVGEKVLTVEELSQQFKVSTKTISRWRQQGLVSRRFMFDGRKRLGFLQSSVDRFVKKNEQRVSRGARFSQLSEDERMNIVERARRLARAGGQPAEVTRRLAERMGRSVETIRYTLKAFDAEHPELAVFPENSGPLSDETKRRIDQQYRRGVSVDALAKEYGRTKTSIYRILNEMRAARIMELPLDYIDNDLFRKANADAVCLGEMPEAPGPAKKGRLPTGLPPYLASLYEVSLLTREQEVYLFRKFNFLKHKASKLREELDPTRPKSGLMDQIEQLYEEAVAVKNLLIRSNLRLVVSIAKRHVGPVDNFFELVSDGNMSLMRAVEKFDFGRGNKFSTYASWAIMKNFARTIPDELRRRDRFRTSNEEMFSATEDVRTDQYEQEHAQEQREQQIGKILERLDDREQKIIISRFGLVRGQEPLTLKEVGAEMGVTKERVRQIEARALSKLRKAAQEEKIEIPGL, from the coding sequence ATGCACCGAGATTACATCAATTCCACGATTCGCGAGCTTTGCGACCAACAGGTGCGCTATGCGCCTCGCGAGAAGAAGGTCGAGCAGGCCAATCGCGCCGAGCGATTGCTGGCGGAACTCGATCCCAAGCGGACCTACACCTACGAGTATCTCTGCTTCCGCATCACCGACTTCCGCCCCGACTCGCCGGTTGCGGCGAAGATGTCGGGTGACGACGCCAAGCACGACCTGCGGCTCTTCGTCGAGGACGTGTCGGACGCCGCCAATCTTCCCGCCGACGCGGTGGGAGAGAAGGTACTGACCGTTGAAGAGTTGAGCCAGCAGTTCAAAGTCTCGACCAAGACGATCTCGCGTTGGCGGCAGCAGGGCCTGGTGAGCCGGCGATTCATGTTCGACGGCCGCAAGCGTCTCGGCTTTTTGCAGAGCTCGGTCGACCGCTTCGTGAAGAAGAACGAGCAGCGGGTCAGCCGCGGTGCGCGATTCAGCCAGCTTAGCGAAGATGAGCGGATGAACATCGTCGAGCGTGCCCGACGTCTGGCCCGTGCCGGCGGTCAGCCCGCCGAAGTCACTCGTCGCCTGGCGGAGCGGATGGGTCGCAGCGTCGAAACGATCCGCTACACGCTCAAGGCGTTCGATGCCGAGCATCCCGAATTGGCGGTGTTCCCGGAAAACAGCGGCCCGCTCTCGGACGAGACCAAGCGGCGGATCGACCAGCAGTATCGCCGCGGCGTTTCCGTTGATGCCCTGGCCAAGGAATATGGCCGCACGAAGACGAGCATCTATCGCATCCTGAACGAGATGCGGGCGGCGCGGATCATGGAGCTGCCGCTGGATTACATCGACAACGACCTGTTTCGCAAGGCCAACGCCGACGCGGTCTGCCTGGGCGAGATGCCCGAAGCCCCCGGCCCGGCCAAAAAGGGCCGGCTGCCCACCGGCTTGCCCCCCTATTTGGCCAGCCTGTACGAAGTCAGCCTGTTGACCCGCGAGCAAGAAGTCTACTTGTTCCGCAAGTTCAACTTTCTGAAGCATAAGGCCAGCAAACTGCGTGAAGAGCTCGACCCGACGCGGCCCAAGAGCGGCCTGATGGACCAGATCGAGCAGCTTTATGAAGAAGCCGTGGCGGTGAAGAACCTGCTCATTCGCTCCAATTTGCGGTTGGTGGTTTCGATCGCCAAACGGCACGTGGGGCCGGTCGACAACTTCTTCGAGTTGGTCAGCGACGGCAATATGTCGCTGATGCGGGCAGTGGAAAAATTCGATTTCGGCCGCGGCAACAAGTTCAGCACTTATGCAAGCTGGGCCATTATGAAGAATTTTGCCCGGACCATTCCCGACGAGCTGCGGCGGCGCGACCGGTTCCGCACCAGCAACGAAGAGATGTTTTCGGCCACGGAAGACGTGCGTACCGACCAGTACGAGCAAGAGCACGCCCAGGAGCAGCGCGAGCAGCAGATCGGCAAAATCCTGGAGCGGCTTGACGACCGCGAGCAGAAGATCATCATCAGCCGTTTCGGGCTGGTGCGCGGACAAGAACCGTTGACGCTCAAGGAAGTGGGAGCGGAAATGGGCGTCACCAAAGAGCGCGTGCGTCAGATCGAGGCGCGAGCTTTGAGCAAGCTCCGCAAGGCGGCCCAGGAAGAAAAGATCGAGATTCCCGGACTGTGA
- a CDS encoding lysophospholipid acyltransferase family protein, with the protein MKIRNPLAVKFAGLLATSAIRGWMSTLDYRVAYYDPAVDPVHPDCSGRKIYIFWHEYILIPLVMRGHCNLAMLLSRHRDAEILSRVAYHFGFECVRGSTRRGGAAALRELLAKSQRMNLTITPDGPKGPRRVLAPGPVYLASKLQMPLVLLGLGYDRPWRVRSWDKFAVPRPFSRARGVVSPEIQLPPDLDRDGLEHYRLQVERLLNRLTLEAEAWAESGSRKIDDSPVRREHPRPGGNAQAAYDLAPPLRMFEAA; encoded by the coding sequence ATGAAAATTCGCAACCCGCTCGCCGTTAAGTTCGCCGGACTGTTGGCGACCTCGGCCATTCGCGGCTGGATGTCGACGCTGGATTACCGCGTCGCCTATTACGATCCGGCGGTCGACCCCGTACACCCGGACTGCTCGGGCCGGAAGATTTACATTTTCTGGCACGAGTACATTCTGATTCCGCTGGTGATGCGCGGGCACTGCAACTTGGCGATGCTGCTGAGCCGGCACCGCGACGCCGAGATCCTGAGCCGCGTGGCGTACCACTTCGGCTTCGAGTGCGTGCGCGGTTCGACCCGCCGGGGCGGCGCGGCCGCGCTGCGAGAGTTGCTGGCCAAAAGCCAGCGCATGAACCTGACGATCACGCCCGACGGTCCGAAAGGACCGCGGCGGGTGCTGGCACCGGGACCGGTATATCTGGCCTCGAAGCTGCAAATGCCGCTGGTGCTGTTGGGCCTGGGCTACGACCGCCCTTGGCGCGTGCGGAGTTGGGACAAGTTTGCCGTGCCGCGTCCGTTTTCGCGTGCCCGCGGCGTGGTGAGTCCCGAGATTCAGTTGCCGCCCGACCTCGACCGCGACGGCCTGGAGCATTACCGCCTGCAGGTCGAGCGGCTGTTGAACCGCCTGACGCTGGAAGCCGAAGCCTGGGCCGAGTCGGGCAGCCGAAAAATTGACGACAGCCCCGTCCGCCGCGAGCATCCCAGGCCCGGCGGCAACGCGCAGGCAGCGTACGACCTGGCGCCGCCCCTGCGGATGTTTGAGGCCGCGTAA
- a CDS encoding DUF2760 domain-containing protein produces MGRIGLAFRLFFRVLLDAALAERLRPLLAQAAPAPAAAVAAPKIAAKPKPAPARSDALNLLAMLQREARLVDFLQEPIAGYSDEQIGAAVRDVHRDCAALLERVFALKPVREEAEGTPVELSGDFDAARYRLAGRVPEQPPFRGTLAHHGWQATRCALAEWTGTQDAALVIAPAVLEVA; encoded by the coding sequence GTGGGACGAATCGGTCTGGCTTTCCGTCTGTTTTTCCGCGTCCTGCTCGACGCCGCGCTGGCCGAACGCCTGCGGCCGTTGCTCGCTCAGGCCGCGCCGGCCCCTGCGGCAGCGGTCGCCGCGCCGAAGATCGCGGCGAAGCCCAAACCTGCCCCCGCCCGCAGCGATGCGCTGAACCTCTTGGCCATGCTGCAACGCGAAGCCCGCCTGGTCGATTTCCTTCAGGAGCCGATCGCCGGATACAGCGACGAACAGATCGGGGCCGCGGTGCGCGACGTCCACCGCGATTGCGCCGCCCTGCTCGAACGGGTGTTCGCGCTCAAGCCGGTCCGCGAGGAGGCTGAAGGAACCCCCGTCGAGCTGTCGGGCGATTTCGACGCCGCGCGCTATCGCCTGGCGGGCCGCGTGCCGGAGCAGCCGCCGTTTCGCGGTACGCTGGCCCATCATGGCTGGCAAGCCACGCGGTGCGCGCTCGCCGAATGGACCGGCACGCAAGACGCCGCCTTGGTGATCGCACCGGCCGTGTTGGAGGTGGCATGA
- a CDS encoding Hsp70 family protein, giving the protein MTAKYVVGIDLGTTNSALAYCALEADEPRVELLPVPQLVAPATVEERPLLPSFMYLGTDADAKAKNFDLPWEKKREYAVGELARRQSAEVPTRTVAAAKSWLCHSRVDRHQAILPWNAPADVPKVSPVEASRRYLAHLASAWQAAFRGAPLAEQYVVLTVPASFDPAARELTREAALAAGLPENVVLLEEPQAAVYAWLADQGDRWRKQMKVGDRLLVCDVGGGTTDFTLVGVTEESGELALERLAVGNHILVGGDNMDLALAHFAAAAFQEKGVQLDPWQSVALWHSCRNAKETLLAVDGPKKHPIAVLGRGSKLIKGTVSVEVEREAAGTLLADGFFPQCGLEDGPAPRRASGFRELGLPFESDTAITRHLAAFLRSQGEGGRAVRPTHVLFNGGVFKSTLLREQLFGVMASWFADQSPPQGMAGNQDLDYAVARGAAYYGFAKQRKAVRIRGGTARSYYVGIETAGLAIPGAPRPLRALCVVPFGMEEGTETDVASDEIGLIVGEPAQFRFFSSAVRKEDRPGTLLSSWTEAELVETDPLTATLPAGEDTEEGYAPVKFHSKITELGMFELWCQSTISDHRWKLEFSVREEGA; this is encoded by the coding sequence ATGACCGCGAAATACGTTGTGGGCATCGACTTGGGCACCACCAACAGCGCGCTGGCTTATTGCGCCCTGGAGGCCGATGAGCCGCGCGTGGAACTGCTGCCCGTGCCGCAGCTTGTGGCGCCGGCCACTGTGGAAGAGCGGCCGCTGTTGCCGTCGTTCATGTACCTGGGCACCGACGCCGACGCCAAGGCCAAGAACTTCGATTTGCCCTGGGAGAAGAAGCGCGAATACGCGGTGGGCGAGCTGGCCCGGCGGCAATCGGCCGAGGTACCCACGCGCACCGTGGCGGCCGCCAAGAGTTGGCTCTGTCACAGCCGCGTCGACCGGCACCAGGCCATCTTGCCCTGGAACGCGCCGGCCGATGTGCCCAAAGTCTCGCCGGTGGAAGCCTCCAGGCGTTACCTGGCGCATCTGGCATCGGCCTGGCAGGCGGCCTTTCGCGGCGCGCCGCTGGCCGAGCAGTATGTGGTGCTCACCGTGCCCGCCTCGTTCGATCCGGCCGCCCGCGAGTTGACGCGCGAAGCGGCCCTGGCCGCCGGCCTGCCCGAAAACGTGGTGCTGCTGGAAGAGCCGCAGGCGGCCGTGTATGCCTGGCTGGCCGATCAAGGCGATCGTTGGCGAAAGCAAATGAAGGTCGGCGACCGCTTGCTGGTCTGCGACGTGGGAGGCGGAACGACCGATTTCACGTTGGTGGGCGTTACCGAAGAGTCGGGCGAGCTGGCCTTGGAGCGGCTGGCCGTGGGCAACCACATCCTGGTCGGCGGCGACAACATGGATCTGGCCCTGGCTCACTTCGCGGCGGCGGCCTTCCAAGAAAAGGGCGTGCAGCTCGACCCCTGGCAATCGGTGGCCCTGTGGCACTCCTGCCGCAATGCCAAAGAAACCCTGCTCGCCGTTGACGGACCCAAAAAGCATCCCATCGCCGTGCTGGGCCGCGGCAGCAAGCTGATAAAAGGAACCGTGTCAGTCGAGGTCGAGCGCGAGGCGGCCGGCACGCTATTGGCCGACGGCTTCTTTCCGCAATGTGGGCTGGAAGATGGCCCGGCGCCGCGGCGGGCCAGCGGATTCCGCGAGCTGGGGCTGCCGTTCGAATCGGACACGGCCATCACGCGCCACCTGGCGGCCTTCCTGCGGTCGCAAGGCGAAGGCGGCCGGGCGGTGCGGCCGACGCACGTGCTCTTCAACGGCGGCGTGTTCAAGTCGACCTTGCTGCGCGAGCAGCTGTTCGGCGTGATGGCGAGCTGGTTCGCCGACCAATCGCCGCCGCAGGGCATGGCCGGCAACCAGGATCTCGACTATGCCGTGGCCCGCGGCGCCGCCTACTACGGCTTCGCCAAGCAGCGCAAGGCGGTGCGGATTCGCGGCGGGACGGCGCGGTCGTACTACGTGGGCATTGAAACGGCGGGGCTGGCCATCCCCGGAGCGCCGCGGCCGTTGCGGGCACTGTGCGTCGTGCCCTTCGGCATGGAAGAAGGCACAGAGACCGACGTGGCCAGCGACGAGATCGGCCTGATCGTCGGCGAGCCGGCGCAGTTCCGCTTCTTCAGTTCCGCGGTGCGTAAAGAAGACCGGCCGGGCACGCTGCTCAGCTCCTGGACCGAAGCCGAACTGGTGGAAACCGATCCGCTCACGGCCACGCTGCCGGCGGGCGAAGACACGGAAGAAGGCTATGCACCGGTGAAGTTCCACTCGAAGATCACCGAGTTGGGGATGTTCGAACTGTGGTGTCAGAGCACGATCTCCGATCACCGCTGGAAGCTGGAATTCAGCGTGCGCGAAGAAGGGGCGTAG
- the dapF gene encoding diaminopimelate epimerase: MRFTKMQGAGNDYVYVDCFVEPLPPDPAALAVAISARHFGVGGDGLILICPSNEADARMRMFNADGSESEMCGNGVRCVAKYVYDHGLSKKKTLAIETGRGVLTLDLELADGLVERVRVDMGRPILKAAEIPTSLPGDPVVRAALHVAGRDMQVTCVSMGNPHCVTYVDRLTDEWVLGIGPKIEVDPHFPRRVNAEFVEVISPGEVRMRVWERGSGETLACGTGASAVCVAGVLAGVTGRKLLAHLPGGDLELDWADNDHVYLTGPAVEVFSGEWTPHENSQPARR; encoded by the coding sequence ATGCGTTTCACCAAGATGCAAGGGGCGGGCAACGACTATGTCTATGTTGACTGCTTCGTCGAGCCGCTGCCTCCCGACCCGGCCGCCTTGGCCGTGGCCATTTCCGCCCGCCATTTTGGCGTGGGCGGCGATGGCCTGATCTTGATTTGCCCGTCGAACGAGGCCGATGCGCGGATGCGCATGTTCAACGCCGACGGCTCGGAATCGGAAATGTGCGGCAACGGGGTGCGGTGCGTGGCGAAATACGTCTACGACCACGGGCTCTCGAAAAAAAAGACGCTGGCCATCGAAACCGGGCGGGGCGTGCTGACACTCGACCTGGAACTGGCCGACGGGCTGGTCGAACGGGTCCGCGTCGACATGGGGCGGCCGATTCTCAAGGCGGCCGAGATACCGACCAGCTTGCCGGGCGACCCGGTTGTGCGGGCGGCACTGCACGTTGCCGGCCGCGACATGCAAGTTACCTGCGTGTCGATGGGCAATCCGCATTGCGTCACCTACGTCGATCGGCTTACCGACGAGTGGGTGCTGGGCATCGGGCCGAAGATCGAGGTCGATCCGCACTTTCCGCGGCGCGTGAATGCCGAGTTTGTGGAGGTGATTTCGCCCGGCGAGGTGCGGATGCGCGTCTGGGAGCGTGGTTCGGGCGAAACGTTGGCCTGCGGCACGGGGGCCAGCGCGGTCTGTGTGGCCGGCGTGTTGGCGGGCGTCACGGGCCGCAAGCTGCTGGCCCACTTGCCCGGCGGCGATTTGGAGCTTGACTGGGCCGACAACGACCATGTGTATCTGACCGGGCCGGCGGTCGAAGTGTTTTCCGGGGAATGGACGCCACATGAAAATTCGCAACCCGCTCGCCGTTAA
- a CDS encoding FHA domain-containing protein: MPSTGTRVKVVDLNSRNGTFIDETRIESAELRPSQRLRLGEVSFMLLEVSRPSSNALHYCICSATPNPLRSGVYRKTVGSSR; this comes from the coding sequence GTGCCGTCAACAGGCACGCGGGTGAAGGTGGTCGACCTCAACAGCCGCAACGGCACCTTCATCGACGAGACGCGCATCGAATCGGCCGAACTTCGCCCGTCGCAGCGATTGCGGCTGGGCGAGGTGTCGTTCATGCTCCTCGAAGTGAGTCGCCCATCGTCGAACGCCCTTCATTACTGCATTTGCTCCGCGACGCCAAACCCTTTAAGATCGGGCGTTTACAGAAAGACGGTCGGTTCCAGCCGATGA